The following are from one region of the Halobellus limi genome:
- a CDS encoding IclR family transcriptional regulator, whose translation MTEYPVGATRTSGRIVRALEGGREAGVTELADELDLSKASVHNHLVTLERLGVVISADGRYRLGLRFLDLGMSVRDGMPLYEVARSELRGLAESTGESTALVVAEDGRAVHAAVEDPDRNGRRVRLGDRLPLHATAAGKLILAYRSREAVEEYVEAYGLDRHTDRTIRSRADLRDELRSITDRGLAFDRGELAEDMRSVAAPIRREDRTEELAGVLAVLGPAERLSGKRLEEDLPGLVLSAAKRIELDLAE comes from the coding sequence GTGACCGAGTATCCAGTCGGTGCGACCCGGACGTCCGGTCGCATCGTTCGCGCGCTGGAAGGTGGCAGAGAGGCCGGCGTCACCGAACTGGCCGACGAGTTGGACCTGTCGAAGGCGTCCGTGCACAACCACCTCGTGACGCTCGAACGGCTGGGTGTCGTCATCTCCGCCGACGGACGGTACCGCCTCGGTCTGCGGTTCCTCGACCTCGGGATGTCGGTCCGCGACGGAATGCCGCTGTACGAGGTGGCCCGGTCCGAACTCAGGGGACTCGCGGAATCGACCGGCGAATCGACGGCGCTGGTGGTAGCCGAGGACGGGCGGGCCGTCCACGCGGCGGTCGAGGACCCCGATCGGAACGGTCGGCGGGTCCGGCTCGGGGACCGTCTCCCGCTGCACGCGACGGCCGCGGGGAAGTTGATCCTCGCCTACCGGTCCCGAGAGGCCGTCGAAGAGTACGTCGAGGCGTACGGGCTGGACCGCCACACCGACCGGACGATCCGGTCTCGGGCCGATCTCCGGGACGAACTGCGGTCGATCACCGACCGCGGGTTGGCGTTCGATCGGGGCGAACTGGCCGAGGATATGCGGTCGGTGGCCGCACCGATCAGGCGCGAGGACCGGACGGAGGAGCTCGCGGGCGTGCTCGCCGTGCTCGGTCCCGCGGAGCGCCTCTCGGGAAAGCGCCTGGAGGAGGACCTCCCGGGACTGGTTCTCAGCGCGGCCAAGCGGATCGAACTCGACCTCGCCGAGTGA
- a CDS encoding bifunctional 4-hydroxy-2-oxoglutarate aldolase/2-dehydro-3-deoxy-phosphogluconate aldolase, with protein sequence MSRQRNADLDRLFETGIVGILRGVPAEKTIDVAAALADGGVDVIEVTADTDGALNTIDRLSSAFDRSEVLVGAGTVLDGETAGAALRAGAEFVVTPSFDAEVVRTCNRYGAVVAPGVMTPTEAVDAYEAGADLLKVFPASTLGPGHVGSLKGPLEHLPLLPTGGVSLDNVEAFVEAGADGVGVGSSLVDSEAVAAGDYGVLTERAEAFRESVENARK encoded by the coding sequence ATGAGCCGACAGCGGAACGCAGACCTCGATCGCCTGTTCGAGACCGGAATCGTCGGGATCCTCCGCGGAGTCCCGGCAGAGAAGACGATAGACGTCGCCGCGGCCCTCGCCGACGGCGGCGTCGACGTGATCGAAGTGACGGCCGACACGGACGGCGCGCTCAACACCATCGACCGCCTCTCTTCGGCCTTCGATCGCTCGGAGGTGCTCGTCGGCGCGGGGACCGTCCTCGACGGCGAGACCGCGGGCGCGGCGCTGCGGGCGGGCGCGGAGTTCGTGGTCACGCCCAGTTTCGACGCCGAAGTGGTGCGCACCTGCAACCGCTACGGGGCCGTGGTCGCGCCGGGTGTGATGACGCCGACGGAGGCGGTCGACGCGTACGAGGCGGGCGCGGACCTCCTGAAGGTCTTTCCCGCGTCGACGCTCGGCCCCGGGCACGTCGGCAGCCTGAAGGGACCGCTCGAACACCTCCCGCTGCTCCCGACCGGAGGGGTCTCGCTCGACAACGTCGAGGCGTTCGTCGAGGCGGGGGCCGACGGCGTCGGCGTGGGGAGCTCGCTCGTCGACAGCGAGGCCGTCGCAGCCGGCGACTACGGCGTCCTGACCGAACGCGCGGAGGCGTTCCGCGAG